From the Lathyrus oleraceus cultivar Zhongwan6 chromosome 3, CAAS_Psat_ZW6_1.0, whole genome shotgun sequence genome, the window ATTGAATATGGTAAAAGAATGGGACCTCAAATGAAAGAAGCACGTGCCGCGATTCGTTATGCCGCCGATTATTTCCTCAAATGCGCAACATCAACACCCGGAAGACTTTATGTCGGTGTCGGAGATCCAAACGTCGATCACAAATGCTGGGAAAGACCAGAAGATATGGATACTGTTAGAACTGTTTATTATGTATCTTCGAAGAATCCCGTTTCTGATGTTGCTGCTGAAACTGCCGCCGCACTTGCTGCAGCTTCTATTGTTTTCAGAAAAGTTGATCCATCTTATTCTGAGCTTTTGTTGAGAACTGCACAGAAGGTTTATCAGTTTGCTTTGCAGTATCAAGGTTCATATAGTAATTCACTCGGTTCCGCTGCTTGTCCGTTTTATTGCTCATATTCCGGATTCATGGATGAACTATTGTGGGGAGCTGCATGGCTTTTTAGAGCAACAAATGCAATTTACTATTACAAATTGGTGAAATCTTTGGGAGCTGATGATCAACCTGATATCTTCAGTTGGGATAACAAATATGCTGGTGCACATGTTCTTCTTTCAAAGAGAGCATTGTTGAACGGCGATAAGAACTTTGACCAGTATAGACAAGAAGCCGATAACTTTATGTGCAAGGTCTTGCCTTACTCACCCCCTTCAACTACACAATGTACGCAAGGAGGACTCATGTTCAAGTTACCTGAGAGCAATCTCCAATATGTGACAGCTATAACATTCTTGCTTACAACCTATTCAAAGTATATGTCAGCAACAAAACACACATTTAACTGCGGCAACGTCTTCATCACAACCAATACCTGTAGACAAGCCAACATCCTTGTTCAGCTAGTCCATGAACTAACTTGATACAACAGCGATAAACTAAGTACAGACTTGCATACTTTGCCAACACCATGTGTCATATGCCATGTTGTGGACCACTACCCAGAAGTTGCAACAAAATTGTAATCAAGGCCAAGCATATATGGCAATAAGCATCTCAGTAGCACGCCATCTTCCCAACAGTGGAACACACATCAAAACAACATCTTATTCCAAACCTACAACAAAACCATCTGCCACAATTTCATTCATCATTCTTCAACCACTAACTTTAGCCATAACAATTCAAAGAAAACCAAAGCACAAGCACACTTGCCTTTAACAATTACCATTTCAGCAGATTACCTTTGATCTGATAACCTCATCTCCTAATTCCAATTTATCATGTCACCTACTGCAGCCAGTCTATGCATTAAAACCATCACTCTTCAAAATATCCATTATCCCAAGTCAAACCAAGCTCACCATTTTTTACTGCGGTAAAAAGGGACACATTAATCAGTCAATTTGCAAAACCTACAGTGCAAAATCATTAACCAACAGTCAGAGGGCAAAGTCCAAAAACATCCCAAATTGGTATGAGGTCAAAGCAGAGAGGAAAGTTTGTGAAGGATACCTTTTCTTGAATCTAACATGGATAGGGCAATTCAATTTCTGAgcatccaaagtgctttgcagagctacttttgaacacaagggcaccaatttgtaaccctaattcacagaataTAAAGAGGAGAGGCAAATCAGTAAAGAGGAGAACCTAGAGGCAGAAAAGAGACCAAAGAAAACCCTAGAGAACAACAAAGAACTGGGAGGCGAAATCTGAGAAGAGACCCTAAAAATCCCAAGATTGATTACCTGGAGGCCAGCATCTGTACGTTCTTCACCGCCACCACTGCGACATTTTGTAAGGacttttctttctttctctctaTTTTTCTCCTAGCTTGTTGTCTGAGAATATTTGTGAAAGTTGAGAGGGTTTGATTCGTTGGGTTTTGAGAAGTAAGAGGGTTTCGTTGATGAGCGGCGTCATAAGAGGGATGAGAGGGGCGAGTGCGTAAGGATGCCATTGTTGGGGAAGGTCTGAGCTCGTAAGGTGAGAGAGAGTGAGGGAGACGAGCTTCtgtttccattttcttttttctttttaattaattcttttattatctaatttatttcatttttaacacagaaatcagaaaaatgtatatgtttttattttcttttattattattatttactttttatttatttagcttattttgttttttaacagagatgataaaaaacccataaaaatgtttgttttgttttttttatttattttaaatctGTTAGCCCAGTTCATATATTTATGGTAGTATCTCAATAGCAGATAGTAttgagtggcctagtggagagagtTTAGTTGCATAATATTAGGTGGAGAGGGTTCGATACTCATGTGTGAcactttttgctttttatttgattttattttcctttagcattttttattcttttagtatTTTGTTAATATCTCTTTTTATGCTTATTATAATTTCATGTGTTAATAATGCATAGTTATTGTATTTGAATTTAGTTCAAAAACCATTTTTCtcaaactataaaaatcatacttttctcgatttaatatcgagcccattttttacacccttgtaagtcgattgcttttaagcatcgccatcaacctcacatagcttactcttgggctttcatacaatgagccggttcccttacacttacacgttgtttaatgctcattcatttcttttctttgattatttgatttgatcacatgtttgtttaaatattttacttatgtgattaactgtggcctacttgtatggtgtatgaggcatatacttatattgtttgattgccatgtcaatccccattcataacaaatgtatccctctcccatgaaatgtataatattctttcattctttattcatctgttaatacaagaaataaaatgaacacccgataaccatttcaaaacaagaccaaaacctcgatccaacgtcgagtaatcatttttcaaaacctaacagaactagcacgtattcatccacccttttgtaagtcgattgcttcatgcatcgccatcaaccttgtaagtcgattgctttatgcatcgccatcaaccttgtaagtcgattgcttcatgcatcgccatctacccttatccctaacacttctccttgctccattcgtcgattcttgttccgattaggtagcacccattagatagaaccctttgcatgataacataggtaggattcccatatccttttgtatgataacataggtagatattcccattcGTAAATCCTAAtacttaagtacacattgcatgacaactttagggcagagcttccccatttcttttagacctttccgagcgtctccgatcttgtggcatgtagtccgttctattgcaaagaggtaactgcctaagactcgattcagcgagctgcgacacctactgctaggacgtgaacacattgcccactctcctttgacacaactggtgtcctcctttgtaagtccatgttcagatggcaacccctatgtaggggaactacatcgccctgatccttgttccagacgaggtatgtaggcaggtggtcgtgcgagaccactccgggcacctttttttccttttttgtgtgtgtttgtttgacaattgctaggctcgagttcccgactccttgGCAATCTGTTgtttgttgttcttgttgtgtgcttggaagttgatgtaagtccatcgagtggcattcgggttccagtgtgggtttgttgggttcggatgctgatgtaagtccagtgattggcagtcgggctccacgtttgcccttttgtgtgtgttttggttcggatgctgatgtaagtccagtgattggcagtcgggctccatgtttgccacctttttgtgtgtaggtgtcttgttttgtttggcgtgcgtgagccgaactacggcaactctgattctcatgttcagatgagatacgtaggcacaagatgcgatgtcttgccgagtttgactaacgactaacaactaatccttgtttgctttcgccctcgttgcgatcctttctctcgccctcattgcgatcgagactttccttttctcttgccctagttgcaatcgagaccctttattcccgtagttagctgaactacattttgctctgattctcattcccgatgagatacgtaggcataagacgcgacgtcttagcgagcacacttatccttaacccctaggtagccgagctacgaagactctgattctcatattcagatgagatacgtatgcagtggatgcgacatccgtgcgagtcattttttctcttgacccttttagtaaatagtacattagatataacatacaccctttagacaagaaacaacaagagtggatcccgtagagtactacggatgcgtaggggtgctaataccttcccttcgcataatcgactcccgaacccaagatttggttgcgagaccttgtcttttcctttccttttctccaggtttacttcgagcatttcctttccctccttttgggataaataacgcacggtggcgactcttctgtcattcttttcttttctcgccggttgttttttcgcataccGTATTTTTTCGGGTTGCTACATTTACGTGACATGAGGGGCTCACATTTAAAATAGACACGTGTATAGTATGGTTATCCCTCCACTAGTCACGTAGACTGAGTCATACCACGACCCCCTGAAAAATAGGTAATCAATAGTCTTCATAGTCAAGGGGAAGAGGTTACCACTTCATAGCCTATAAAAATATCTGACACTTTGAGGGTATGAGACATGTcacaatttatccaacataacgCTTATACATAGAGTCTCTCATCTCACGTGAGTTGGCATTCTCATACCATCGTAAACACTATAAACATCTTCAGATAAGGTTTCTCACCACCGTGAGCAGACCCTGACCGCTCTCATTTATTAAGGCCTCTAAGTAGGGATATCACACACACTTGTActttttgacaagtacaatgATGCCCCGGTAAAAGTAACTTCGGTCACACCTTCTTTTACAATTGTCGTATTCATTGTTACCtcccctccccccccccccccctcataTACCTAAACATTCTCTATCATGGTTAATAGGAGAGCCCTTTCCCATGTGCCGAAGGAAACCGGGGGAAGTAGTGATGTCAGTGTCATGGAGGAGATGTGTGGTGTCATGGATGAACTACGTTGTTAGAATCAAACTCTAAGAGTTTGTTTGGGAGTTTGTAAGGGATGGGAGAGGAAGGGAGGATTTTGAAAAAATGGAAGGATTGAGTGGAAAGAATTGAAGGATTTTGGTTGGGAGGATTTGTTTTTATTCATAACACCAAAAAAACTCCTAATTTGGGGAACTCAAAATTTGTATTGAATGAGGATTTTGGAGGGTTTACATaaatttttcaaatatgttttatgttgttaTAGTATTGTGAAACTTAAAAATATAGTATTTATAAACACTCTTTTGTCATTCTATACAAACATTTCTTTAAAAAAAGGTAAAATATTTTCctatatttaaaaaaaaacatttttggAAGCCTTACCCTCTCATCCCTTCCAAACTCTTAAACACATCCTAGAGGACAACGTCCTCAATATCCGACAACACCAGCAAGAGACCAATCCCTCAGAAGGTATGGAAGTACTAGATCCCTAGCCACTTTCATACGAAATATGGGAAGTGTAACACTCCAATTttattaattgttttattttgaattatTGGTGATTTATGATGATTGTAGGTATTCTATTTAGTTATAGTTATGtgcaatttatttaattattatgGTTTAACTAAATAAATATGTGTTGGAGGGTGTATGGTTAGCATCATGAAGTGTAGG encodes:
- the LOC127132023 gene encoding endoglucanase 9-like; translated protein: MAFTTTMLSWSTIEYGKRMGPQMKEARAAIRYAADYFLKCATSTPGRLYVGVGDPNVDHKCWERPEDMDTVRTVYYVSSKNPVSDVAAETAAALAAASIVFRKVDPSYSELLLRTAQKVYQFALQYQGSYSNSLGSAACPFYCSYSGFMDELLWGAAWLFRATNAIYYYKLVKSLGADDQPDIFSWDNKYAGAHVLLSKRALLNGDKNFDQYRQEADNFMCKVLPYSPPSTTQCTQGGLMFKLPESNLQYVTAITFLLTTYSKYMSATKHTFNCGNVFITTNTCRQANILVQLVHELT